A section of the Pedobacter sp. HDW13 genome encodes:
- the ccoS gene encoding cbb3-type cytochrome oxidase assembly protein CcoS, whose protein sequence is MNILYFLVGCSVLMALIFLAAFFWASKTGQHDDVYTPGMRILFDDETKSDDNHISNQPTS, encoded by the coding sequence ATGAACATCCTGTATTTTTTAGTCGGTTGCAGCGTATTAATGGCCCTGATTTTTCTGGCTGCATTTTTCTGGGCTTCCAAAACCGGTCAGCACGATGATGTGTACACCCCAGGCATGCGCATCCTTTTCGACGATGAAACCAAAAGTGACGACAATCACATTTCAAACCAACCCACATCATAA
- the ccoN gene encoding cytochrome-c oxidase, cbb3-type subunit I, which yields MQLEKFTYDNKIVRNFGIATIVWGVIGMTVGLLIAMQLFKPGMNMGSQYTTFGRIRPLHTNAVIFAFVGNAIFMGVYYSLQRLLKARMFSDALSAIHFWGWQLIILSAVITLPLGFTTSHEYAELEWPIDIAITLIWVIFGINMFGTIFKRRERHLYVAIWFYIATFVTIAVLHIVNSFELPVSFMKSYYWYAGVQDALVQWWYGHNAVAFFLTTPYLGMMYYFLPKMANRPVYSYKLSILHFWSLIFIYIWAGPHHLLYSSLPGWAQSLGIVFSIMLIAPSWGGMINGLLTLRGAWDKVREDVTLKFMVVALTCYGMATFEGPMLSIKQINGIAHFTDWIVAHVHVGALGWNGFLTFGVLYWLIPRIYKTELYSKKLAGFHFWIGTLGILFYAVPMYWAGFTQGLMWKEFTPEGLLKYPNFLAVTLQIIPMHVFRAVGGGFYLLGAIVMTFNLAKTMLKGSLQANEAAEAMALAPVMVETNAMDKKWHRVLERKPMKFMVFSLIIILIGGMVEMMPTFTIQSNVPTISSVKPYTALELQGRDLYIREGCVNCHSQMVRPFRSETERYGEYSKAGEFVYDHPFLWGSKRTGPDLHREGGKYSHAWHFNHLLDPASMSPGSIMPPYPWLIEQKLDISTTPAKIRAMQTLGVPYPEGFDKTANDDLKQQAEQISTDLKQNNIKVKSDREIVAIIAYLQRLGTDIKANKETIPSNQ from the coding sequence ATGCAGTTAGAGAAATTTACTTACGACAATAAGATTGTCCGCAACTTTGGTATCGCTACCATTGTTTGGGGCGTAATCGGCATGACAGTGGGCCTCCTCATCGCCATGCAGTTATTTAAACCTGGTATGAACATGGGCAGCCAATACACCACCTTTGGCCGTATCCGTCCGCTGCATACCAATGCCGTAATTTTTGCCTTTGTAGGTAATGCCATTTTTATGGGCGTTTATTATTCGCTGCAACGCTTACTCAAAGCCCGTATGTTTAGCGATGCTTTAAGTGCTATACATTTCTGGGGCTGGCAGCTCATTATCCTTTCGGCTGTAATAACCCTGCCTTTGGGCTTTACCACCTCGCACGAATACGCCGAGCTGGAATGGCCGATTGATATTGCCATTACGCTCATCTGGGTGATTTTTGGGATCAACATGTTCGGTACCATTTTTAAAAGAAGGGAACGCCACCTCTATGTAGCCATCTGGTTCTATATCGCCACGTTTGTAACCATTGCCGTGTTGCATATCGTTAATTCATTTGAGCTGCCTGTTTCGTTTATGAAAAGCTACTACTGGTATGCCGGTGTACAGGATGCACTGGTACAATGGTGGTACGGGCACAATGCGGTAGCGTTTTTCTTAACTACGCCTTATTTGGGCATGATGTATTATTTCTTACCTAAAATGGCCAACAGACCAGTTTACTCCTATAAGCTGAGTATCCTCCACTTCTGGTCGCTTATTTTTATCTATATCTGGGCCGGCCCACACCATTTACTCTATTCATCGCTACCGGGATGGGCACAATCGTTAGGTATAGTATTCTCTATCATGCTTATTGCACCAAGCTGGGGCGGTATGATTAACGGTTTGCTTACGCTACGTGGTGCCTGGGATAAAGTGCGCGAAGATGTTACCCTGAAATTTATGGTGGTAGCGCTAACCTGCTATGGTATGGCCACTTTTGAAGGCCCTATGCTTTCTATTAAACAGATTAACGGCATTGCACATTTTACCGACTGGATTGTAGCGCACGTGCACGTAGGTGCCTTGGGCTGGAACGGATTTTTAACCTTCGGTGTATTGTACTGGCTCATTCCGCGAATTTACAAAACCGAACTTTACTCTAAAAAACTGGCGGGTTTCCACTTTTGGATTGGTACGTTGGGTATTCTTTTCTATGCTGTACCTATGTACTGGGCTGGTTTTACCCAGGGCTTAATGTGGAAAGAGTTTACACCAGAAGGGCTTTTAAAATACCCTAACTTTTTGGCCGTAACACTTCAAATTATCCCCATGCATGTTTTCCGTGCAGTTGGTGGTGGTTTCTATTTGCTGGGTGCAATTGTAATGACCTTTAACCTGGCCAAAACCATGCTAAAAGGAAGTTTGCAAGCCAATGAAGCTGCCGAAGCCATGGCTTTAGCGCCGGTAATGGTAGAAACCAATGCAATGGATAAAAAATGGCACCGCGTACTGGAACGTAAACCAATGAAATTCATGGTGTTTTCGCTTATTATCATTTTAATTGGCGGGATGGTAGAAATGATGCCAACCTTCACCATTCAATCTAACGTACCCACCATTTCGAGTGTAAAACCATATACTGCACTCGAGCTTCAGGGTCGCGATTTGTATATCCGCGAGGGTTGTGTAAACTGCCATTCGCAAATGGTAAGGCCTTTCCGTTCAGAAACAGAACGTTATGGCGAATATAGCAAGGCTGGAGAATTTGTGTACGATCACCCGTTTTTATGGGGCAGTAAACGCACCGGACCTGATTTACACCGTGAGGGAGGAAAATACTCGCATGCCTGGCACTTCAACCACTTGCTCGATCCGGCATCGATGTCGCCGGGTAGTATTATGCCTCCATATCCCTGGTTAATTGAGCAAAAACTCGATATCAGCACTACGCCTGCCAAAATTAGGGCGATGCAAACTTTAGGTGTTCCTTACCCTGAAGGGTTTGATAAAACGGCTAATGATGACCTGAAACAACAGGCCGAGCAAATTAGCACAGACCTGAAACAAAACAACATCAAGGTAAAAAGCGACCGGGAAATTGTAGCCATTATTGCTTACCTGCAACGCCTCGGCACCGATATTAAAGCCAATAAAGAAACTATACCTTCAAACCAATAG
- a CDS encoding cbb3-type cytochrome c oxidase N-terminal domain-containing protein: MKKFNITLLLILPAITALAADEQVAPVEVSSGPNLLGLSQAETLLLIMLLFVLVLLVVSITLLNAFKVMYREQLNPTPYHAPVKEAALDYDSWLKTKKHKPSIWSKILGLKPIEEEKHIVIEHAYDGIHELNNPVPAWFNFLFYGTILFGIGYLFYYYIGGYGLNQDQLYQAEMTRSTEEKAIYLQKSANAVDENSVKADNSAPVIESGKTIFTANCAVCHGPAGGGLIGPNLTDEFWLHGGGINNVFKTIKYGVPAKGMISWEKTLTPKQISEVANYILSLEGSKPAGAKAAQGEKYEPATK; this comes from the coding sequence ATGAAAAAATTTAACATCACCCTCCTATTGATATTACCCGCAATAACGGCGCTGGCAGCTGATGAGCAAGTGGCGCCGGTTGAAGTGAGTTCGGGTCCAAATTTATTAGGCCTCAGTCAGGCCGAAACACTGCTGCTGATTATGCTTTTATTTGTATTGGTATTGCTCGTTGTATCCATTACCTTATTAAATGCTTTTAAGGTGATGTACCGTGAGCAGCTTAACCCTACTCCTTACCATGCCCCTGTAAAAGAAGCTGCGCTCGATTACGACAGTTGGCTGAAAACCAAAAAGCACAAGCCTTCTATATGGAGCAAAATACTGGGTTTAAAACCCATCGAAGAAGAAAAACATATCGTTATCGAACATGCCTACGATGGTATTCATGAGCTTAACAACCCTGTTCCGGCCTGGTTTAACTTTTTGTTTTACGGCACCATTTTGTTTGGTATTGGCTATCTTTTCTACTATTACATTGGGGGTTATGGTTTAAACCAGGATCAGCTGTATCAGGCAGAAATGACCCGTTCGACTGAAGAAAAAGCCATTTACCTTCAAAAATCGGCCAATGCTGTTGATGAAAACTCGGTAAAAGCCGACAACTCAGCGCCTGTAATCGAATCGGGTAAAACCATTTTCACTGCAAATTGTGCAGTTTGCCATGGTCCGGCCGGAGGTGGCTTAATTGGCCCTAACCTAACCGACGAATTCTGGCTGCATGGTGGTGGAATCAACAATGTTTTTAAAACCATCAAATACGGTGTTCCGGCAAAAGGAATGATAAGCTGGGAAAAAACGCTTACACCGAAACAGATCAGCGAAGTAGCCAATTATATTTTATCGCTCGAAGGCAGCAAACCGGCAGGAGCCAAAGCAGCCCAAGGTGAAAAATATGAACCCGCAACGAAATAA
- the ccoG gene encoding cytochrome c oxidase accessory protein CcoG, protein MPQKNKTDQQGKGRNFLYPKKPSGKLYTYRKWVSYVLLLCLFSFPFLQFKGEQLVLLNFITRKFVFFGLIFTPQDFYLFAFAMLIFILFVICFTVVLGRLWCGWACPQTIFMEMVFRRIEYWVEGDAIRQKKLDTQAWNAEKVFKKSVKHLLFLLISFAIANTFLAYLIGSNVLYKIITEPVSAHISGFISICLFTAIFYIVFAYVREIVCTVICPYGRLQGVLLDNQSLIVAYDETRGEPRGKLLKDNSNLKGDCVDCSLCVQVCPTGIDIRKGTQLECINCTACIDACDEVMIKINKPKRLIGFYNSDFIKTRTPFKAGLKAYGYAAVLFVAVILFSSLIYNRQNVETTVLRASGTLYQTRADGSISNLYNAELINKTNRDISFSFKSANKTDSILFIQSETLLPKEGTVQLTFFLIRKPGQIKSYKTEVAFEVVADKKTISTAATSFFANPN, encoded by the coding sequence ATGCCGCAAAAAAACAAGACCGATCAGCAAGGCAAAGGCCGTAATTTTCTTTATCCAAAGAAACCTTCGGGCAAGTTATACACCTACCGTAAGTGGGTAAGTTATGTACTCTTGCTTTGCCTGTTCAGTTTTCCGTTTTTACAGTTTAAAGGCGAACAGCTGGTGCTGCTCAACTTCATTACCCGCAAATTTGTATTCTTCGGCCTCATTTTCACCCCACAGGATTTTTATCTCTTCGCCTTTGCGATGCTGATTTTTATTCTTTTTGTGATCTGCTTTACCGTTGTACTGGGCAGGCTTTGGTGCGGCTGGGCTTGTCCGCAAACCATATTTATGGAGATGGTTTTCCGCCGTATCGAATACTGGGTTGAAGGCGATGCCATACGCCAGAAAAAACTGGATACACAAGCCTGGAATGCAGAAAAGGTTTTCAAAAAATCAGTCAAGCACCTGTTGTTTCTGCTTATTTCTTTTGCCATTGCCAATACCTTTCTGGCCTACCTTATCGGGAGCAATGTGCTGTATAAAATTATTACCGAACCGGTATCGGCACATATTTCGGGTTTCATTTCCATCTGTTTGTTTACTGCCATTTTCTACATCGTTTTTGCTTATGTGCGCGAAATTGTTTGTACAGTTATTTGTCCTTATGGCCGTTTGCAAGGTGTTTTGCTCGATAACCAGAGCTTAATTGTAGCATACGATGAAACACGCGGCGAACCCCGTGGCAAGCTGTTAAAGGATAACAGTAATTTAAAAGGCGATTGTGTAGATTGTAGCCTCTGTGTACAGGTTTGTCCTACTGGCATCGATATTCGCAAGGGTACACAACTCGAATGTATCAATTGCACGGCCTGTATTGATGCCTGCGATGAGGTAATGATCAAAATTAACAAACCCAAACGCCTTATTGGCTTTTACAACAGCGATTTCATTAAAACACGCACACCTTTCAAAGCTGGTTTAAAAGCTTATGGTTATGCCGCTGTACTGTTTGTAGCCGTGATCTTGTTTTCATCGCTCATTTACAACAGGCAAAATGTAGAAACCACGGTATTAAGGGCAAGCGGTACTTTGTATCAAACCCGTGCCGATGGCAGCATCAGCAATCTTTACAATGCCGAATTGATTAACAAAACCAACCGCGATATCAGCTTTAGCTTTAAATCGGCCAATAAAACCGATAGTATTTTGTTTATCCAAAGCGAAACCCTACTGCCTAAAGAAGGAACGGTACAATTAACTTTTTTCCTGATCAGAAAACCGGGACAGATTAAAAGCTACAAAACTGAGGTGGCTTTTGAGGTAGTAGCCGATAAAAAAACAATCAGCACCGCAGCTACCAGCTTTTTTGCCAATCCAAATTAA
- a CDS encoding FixH family protein codes for MNWGNKIMLTMAAFIVFILALGAYMLSKQGNDTLVESNYYEKGLRYEEEYRLKANTFSDHAEPVITVNPSQVIIRLKDSASYALVLMRPSNAKADKKQVGNTIGNDHLILLERKPADKGLWYLDLKWESKHKHYQYKKSIAL; via the coding sequence ATGAACTGGGGAAATAAAATTATGCTCACCATGGCCGCATTTATAGTTTTTATACTGGCTTTGGGTGCTTACATGCTCAGCAAACAGGGGAATGATACACTGGTAGAAAGCAACTATTACGAAAAAGGGCTCCGTTACGAAGAAGAATACCGTTTAAAAGCGAACACCTTTTCCGATCATGCCGAACCAGTAATCACTGTAAATCCCAGTCAGGTGATTATCCGGTTAAAAGACAGTGCCAGCTACGCACTGGTATTAATGCGGCCCTCCAACGCTAAAGCCGATAAAAAACAGGTGGGCAATACCATTGGTAATGATCACCTCATTTTACTGGAACGGAAACCTGCGGATAAGGGCCTGTGGTACCTCGATTTAAAATGGGAAAGCAAGCACAAACATTACCAGTATAAAAAAAGTATCGCCCTGTAA
- a CDS encoding sulfite exporter TauE/SafE family protein: protein MNNLPLAFLMGLLGSLHCAVMCGPLMLSMPLEKKSSWQAAWGLLLYQLGRVFTYSVMGAIAGWLGSTFNLVANQKALSISIGLLLIVFTLLQMRAAYSQKLSAVQFKLIHPIAKLMGKLMGLPFWQFMAGMLNGIIPCGMVYLALATAVNGASVSSGLQFMFLFGLGTSPLLMMISLGGIYLKKYIRFNTKRLIPWFMFFMGVLLLLRSAELGIPFISPNMGTHFNGTVLCR from the coding sequence ATGAACAACCTGCCACTTGCATTTTTAATGGGCTTACTCGGAAGCCTGCATTGTGCCGTAATGTGCGGCCCGCTGATGCTTTCTATGCCCCTCGAAAAGAAAAGCAGCTGGCAAGCGGCCTGGGGCTTGTTGCTATACCAATTAGGCAGGGTTTTTACCTATTCAGTGATGGGAGCTATTGCTGGCTGGCTCGGCAGCACCTTTAATCTGGTAGCTAACCAAAAAGCACTCAGCATTAGCATCGGTTTGCTATTAATTGTGTTTACCCTTTTGCAAATGCGGGCAGCTTACAGCCAAAAGCTCAGCGCAGTTCAGTTTAAACTAATTCATCCCATTGCCAAATTGATGGGCAAACTCATGGGCCTACCCTTCTGGCAATTTATGGCGGGTATGCTCAATGGTATTATTCCCTGCGGTATGGTTTACCTAGCTTTGGCTACGGCTGTTAACGGCGCATCGGTAAGTAGTGGTTTGCAGTTTATGTTCCTTTTTGGTTTAGGCACTTCGCCTTTATTGATGATGATTTCGCTGGGCGGTATTTACCTTAAAAAATACATCAGGTTTAATACCAAAAGGCTTATCCCCTGGTTTATGTTCTTTATGGGGGTATTGCTTTTGCTCCGTTCCGCTGAGCTGGGTATCCCTTTTATTTCGCCCAACATGGGCACACACTTTAACGGAACGGTACTTTGTCGTTAA
- a CDS encoding DinB family protein, with the protein MMKQALIGEFMHEAENTRKLLSIIPDSALEYRPQPHLWSVGQLASHIAEVYNWYGPTFDLDDFDMGSYKYDKGDISKAANILAKFEENVARAKTVIENSDESKYMNTWTMSAGGSPLMPAMPKIQVIRGFLYNHLYHHRGEMISHLRATGNKVPALYGPNYEESQAF; encoded by the coding sequence ATGATGAAACAAGCATTAATTGGTGAGTTTATGCATGAAGCTGAAAACACCAGAAAGTTATTATCAATAATTCCAGACAGTGCATTGGAATACCGTCCGCAACCACACCTTTGGTCGGTAGGTCAGCTGGCCTCGCATATTGCCGAAGTGTACAACTGGTATGGGCCTACATTTGATCTGGACGATTTTGATATGGGCTCTTATAAGTATGATAAAGGTGATATCAGTAAAGCCGCTAATATCCTGGCTAAGTTTGAAGAAAATGTTGCCAGGGCAAAGACCGTAATCGAAAACTCAGATGAATCTAAGTATATGAATACTTGGACAATGTCGGCAGGAGGTAGTCCACTTATGCCAGCAATGCCGAAGATTCAGGTAATCAGAGGATTTCTTTATAATCATTTGTACCATCATCGGGGAGAGATGATCTCACATCTCAGGGCAACGGGAAATAAAGTGCCAGCGCTGTATGGCCCTAACTACGAAGAATCGCAAGCGTTCTAA
- a CDS encoding nuclear transport factor 2 family protein, with translation MESKILKLEEQLVAAILSSDVEVLDELLHDQLVFVNHQGVTLSKKEDLAPHISQDLKITSLAVSDQQLHTFGDTAVVLVTKEIEGSYLNQPFESKLKFTRIWKLYERDWKVIAVTSVPLHVE, from the coding sequence ATGGAAAGTAAAATTCTAAAGTTAGAAGAACAGCTTGTTGCCGCCATCTTAAGTAGTGATGTGGAAGTATTAGATGAATTACTTCACGATCAACTGGTATTTGTTAATCACCAGGGGGTAACGCTTTCCAAAAAAGAAGATTTGGCTCCGCATATTAGCCAGGATTTAAAAATTACCAGTTTAGCGGTTTCAGATCAGCAGTTGCATACGTTCGGAGATACCGCTGTTGTGTTAGTTACAAAAGAAATCGAGGGTAGCTATCTGAACCAGCCGTTTGAAAGCAAGCTGAAGTTCACCAGGATTTGGAAATTATATGAGCGGGATTGGAAGGTAATCGCAGTAACCAGTGTGCCACTACATGTAGAGTAA
- a CDS encoding AraC family transcriptional regulator, with product MKSELINVNHSGEKSIHIKHIDNNRLISSFHFHDLCELVWIERSQGKRIVGDHIGNFEDDDLVLMGPNLPHIWQNDKSYEDMDDKTVKSVVVYFNADFFDTLTDDQEVLRQVEDLASRAARGMVFDEETTYKVKPILLGLANNDGFGNIISVIEIIKILAKSKDYRFLSSAAFKNHYDEKDNNRINKVYQFLMKNFHNDIHLEEVAELCNMTPNSFCRFFKMRAQKSLTQFINEIRIGHACKLLQSEDNSITDVCYASGFNNPTNFNKFFKTIKGMKPSEYRNMLRK from the coding sequence ATGAAATCTGAACTGATTAATGTCAACCATTCAGGAGAGAAATCTATCCATATTAAACATATTGATAATAACCGGCTTATATCATCCTTCCATTTCCACGATTTGTGCGAATTGGTGTGGATTGAGCGGAGTCAGGGCAAACGGATTGTTGGCGATCATATCGGGAATTTCGAAGATGATGACTTGGTATTGATGGGGCCAAACCTGCCACACATTTGGCAGAACGATAAGAGTTACGAAGATATGGACGATAAAACAGTCAAATCGGTTGTTGTTTATTTCAATGCCGATTTCTTCGACACCTTAACCGATGATCAGGAGGTTTTGCGACAGGTAGAAGACCTTGCTTCGAGAGCTGCACGGGGAATGGTTTTTGATGAGGAAACCACTTACAAGGTAAAACCAATTTTACTGGGCCTCGCTAATAATGATGGTTTTGGGAATATTATTTCGGTAATCGAAATCATTAAAATACTGGCTAAATCGAAAGATTACAGATTCCTTTCGAGCGCAGCCTTTAAGAACCATTACGATGAAAAAGATAATAACCGCATTAATAAGGTTTACCAGTTTTTAATGAAAAATTTTCATAACGATATTCATCTCGAAGAGGTGGCCGAATTATGCAACATGACACCCAATTCTTTTTGCCGTTTTTTTAAAATGCGGGCGCAAAAATCGCTCACCCAGTTTATTAACGAAATCAGGATTGGCCATGCCTGCAAGCTCTTACAATCAGAAGATAACAGCATAACCGATGTATGTTATGCCAGTGGCTTTAACAACCCCACTAATTTTAATAAGTTTTTTAAGACGATAAAGGGAATGAAACCTTCCGAATACCGGAATATGCTGCGGAAATAA
- a CDS encoding SusC/RagA family TonB-linked outer membrane protein — protein sequence MKKIFLICFIVFLSSAVFSQDKMLVKGTVRNTKQEPLTGVNVGVIGQNIVVTTDNEGHFIIQIPKPTGARLRFSLVGFATIEVAANDPKGLNITLSEDEKNALNDVVVVGFGTTNVRKNSTAVSTLNPENVKTLPVGDMGTALQGRIPGVIVQQGSAEPGQNGASISIRGNGEPMYVIDGFISTRARFLTLNKADINSLTVLKDGASTAVYGMNAGNGVIVITTKQGQAGKLEIDYQANFAFNMLSYPTKRFDAYQHAVAINNLNQALGQGTYSFKTQAELEDIKQHLSDYTNWENALLRKFAPQAEHSITINGGTEKLRFSGSLNKLGQQGIYKFNSLDYDRYNYRSNVGTTFDKIGLTFDFNINGTLTDEKYPPAGAGTIFSRLRDRNPFEKPFTAAGNISNQFDNPALQLLSPGYIKLRTVYNQLGAQLTWTVPGVSGLSFGFNGNYNIESLDRVDWIQTATYFDEAGNATKEIPANIGVNRSSYLTSRFDVNVRADYKKTLFAKHNIEATVVQTQQHTYSNTLGAGTRGFTVTEIKQIQKGDASLITASNTEGEQAWMGYVGRFHYDYDRKYLIEFAGRYDGSDNFPNGKRWGFFPSVSAGWAISEEGFFKKIKDGNVLNFLKLRASYGQVGINGADHAAYAYLPTYNYNTNAYVVDGQLQNTVSPGPTPSVNITWFDRTKYDAGLDFFMFKNKLEGSVDYFFEKTKGYLASAAFRYTDPIGYALPLVVSQAEDRIEGIDGSLRYKTNIGRVNFNAGFNFTYYRSFAFKTNEDSVTLANPRIRAQGNEKFYVGTGYVGAKFYTNAQDILNSPKRITSRDLQPGDLQYEDVNGDGKIDGQDQKRFGHNTSPTFVYGIDLGANYKGLSVAATIQGTGSRETYMGSAAMGAEGERRLDFQFQSDVWTPTNPNATFPRAGNASLNDNNNYASSDFWARNSTYVRLKSVTLSYDFKHAVLNKQNWIRNLSLFVSGMNLFAFGPSVKYGDPEANSFDGYAYPMMRTYSTGFQLGF from the coding sequence ATGAAGAAAATTTTCCTAATTTGTTTTATTGTATTTCTATCCTCCGCGGTGTTTTCGCAAGATAAAATGCTTGTAAAAGGAACCGTAAGAAATACGAAGCAAGAACCGCTCACAGGCGTTAATGTGGGGGTAATCGGGCAGAACATTGTCGTAACAACCGATAATGAGGGCCATTTCATTATTCAAATCCCGAAACCAACGGGTGCAAGGCTAAGATTTAGTCTTGTCGGCTTTGCTACAATAGAAGTAGCAGCAAATGATCCCAAAGGACTTAACATTACATTAAGCGAAGATGAAAAAAATGCTTTGAATGATGTTGTAGTGGTAGGGTTCGGAACTACTAACGTTCGAAAAAATTCTACGGCTGTATCAACATTAAACCCCGAAAACGTAAAAACTTTGCCGGTTGGAGACATGGGAACTGCTTTACAAGGAAGAATTCCAGGTGTTATTGTTCAGCAAGGAAGTGCCGAGCCTGGCCAAAACGGCGCAAGTATATCGATCAGAGGTAATGGCGAGCCAATGTATGTTATAGATGGTTTTATTTCTACACGAGCACGTTTTCTAACCTTAAATAAAGCTGATATAAACTCCTTAACTGTACTTAAGGATGGCGCCTCGACTGCGGTTTACGGTATGAACGCGGGTAATGGAGTTATTGTAATTACCACTAAACAAGGACAAGCCGGTAAGCTGGAAATTGACTATCAGGCAAATTTTGCGTTCAATATGCTTTCATACCCTACGAAACGGTTTGATGCTTACCAACATGCTGTAGCCATTAATAACCTTAACCAGGCCTTGGGGCAAGGAACTTATTCTTTTAAAACCCAGGCAGAGTTAGAAGATATTAAACAACATTTATCTGATTACACCAACTGGGAAAACGCGTTACTACGCAAATTTGCTCCTCAGGCAGAACATTCCATTACTATAAATGGTGGTACTGAGAAGTTGAGATTTTCAGGAAGCTTGAATAAACTGGGGCAACAAGGCATTTATAAATTTAACTCCTTAGATTATGATCGTTACAACTATAGATCGAACGTAGGTACAACATTTGATAAAATTGGTTTAACTTTTGATTTTAATATCAATGGTACACTAACCGACGAAAAATATCCACCGGCAGGGGCTGGAACAATATTTTCACGTTTAAGAGATAGAAATCCTTTTGAAAAGCCATTTACTGCAGCTGGCAATATTTCCAATCAATTTGATAATCCGGCACTTCAGCTACTCAGTCCAGGATATATTAAATTAAGAACTGTTTACAATCAATTGGGTGCACAATTAACCTGGACAGTGCCCGGAGTGAGTGGTTTAAGTTTCGGCTTCAACGGAAATTACAATATTGAATCGCTAGACCGGGTTGACTGGATCCAAACAGCTACATATTTTGATGAGGCTGGTAATGCAACAAAGGAAATACCGGCAAACATTGGTGTTAACAGATCTTCGTATCTGACAAGCAGGTTCGATGTTAACGTAAGAGCAGATTACAAAAAAACCTTATTTGCAAAACATAATATTGAGGCTACAGTAGTTCAAACGCAGCAGCACACCTACAGCAATACACTTGGTGCGGGTACAAGAGGTTTTACAGTTACCGAAATTAAACAAATTCAGAAAGGAGATGCCTCATTAATTACGGCATCGAACACAGAAGGTGAACAAGCATGGATGGGCTATGTTGGCCGTTTCCATTATGATTACGATAGAAAATACCTTATTGAATTTGCTGGTCGTTATGATGGATCTGACAATTTCCCTAATGGCAAAAGATGGGGATTCTTTCCATCCGTATCTGCAGGATGGGCAATTTCTGAAGAAGGTTTCTTCAAAAAAATAAAAGATGGTAATGTGCTTAATTTCTTAAAATTAAGGGCTTCTTATGGTCAGGTGGGTATAAATGGTGCAGATCATGCTGCCTATGCTTACCTACCAACCTACAACTATAACACAAATGCTTATGTAGTTGATGGCCAGTTACAAAACACGGTTAGTCCTGGTCCTACCCCGAGTGTCAACATCACCTGGTTCGATAGAACAAAATATGATGCGGGTTTAGATTTCTTTATGTTTAAGAATAAACTCGAAGGTTCTGTCGATTATTTCTTTGAAAAAACTAAAGGTTACCTCGCTTCTGCAGCTTTCCGTTATACCGATCCCATTGGATATGCTTTACCGCTTGTAGTATCGCAGGCTGAAGATAGAATTGAAGGCATTGATGGAAGTTTAAGGTATAAAACTAATATTGGTCGCGTTAATTTCAATGCTGGTTTCAATTTCACTTATTACAGATCTTTTGCTTTTAAAACCAACGAAGATAGTGTTACACTTGCCAACCCACGTATACGGGCACAAGGAAACGAGAAATTTTATGTTGGAACGGGCTATGTTGGCGCTAAATTTTATACCAATGCACAAGACATACTCAACAGTCCAAAGCGTATCACTTCAAGAGATCTTCAACCCGGAGATTTACAATATGAAGATGTAAATGGCGACGGAAAAATAGACGGACAAGATCAAAAAAGATTTGGACATAACACTTCTCCAACTTTTGTTTACGGAATAGATTTGGGTGCAAACTATAAAGGCTTATCTGTTGCAGCAACCATTCAAGGTACGGGTTCAAGAGAAACCTATATGGGAAGTGCGGCAATGGGTGCTGAAGGTGAAAGACGTTTGGATTTTCAATTCCAATCTGACGTTTGGACACCCACCAATCCTAACGCTACATTTCCAAGAGCAGGAAATGCATCTTTAAACGATAACAACAACTATGCATCATCTGATTTCTGGGCTAGAAATTCTACCTATGTGAGGTTAAAATCTGTCACTTTATCCTATGATTTTAAACACGCCGTTCTTAACAAACAAAATTGGATCCGCAACCTGTCTTTATTTGTATCGGGCATGAATTTGTTCGCTTTTGGCCCCTCAGTAAAATACGGCGACCCTGAAGCAAACAGTTTTGATGGCTACGCATATCCGATGATGAGAACATATTCAACAGGCTTTCAACTAGGTTTTTAA